The DNA region ACGCCGTCTCCGCCGCCGGCCCGCTTGTCCATCCCCGGGTGGAGTCCCTGACTGTCACGGCCATCTGCGCTTTCCTCAACCGTTTCCCGCCCATGGTGCTTCCGGCGGACGCAACCGTCACCATCATTCCGCGGCAATCCCCGGCCGACCTCTACCTGACCCTGGACGGGCAGGAAGGGCTGCCGCTGGAGGAGGGCGACCGCATCGTGGTGAGCAGGGCCGTGCCGGACCTCGCCTTTGTCCGTCTGGGCGAGGAGTCCTACTTCCAGCGCCTCATAGGCAAGGGCTTCCTTGGTAACGTCGATCCGACCTCGGGCCGGTCGAGCTGCACCGGTGTCTTTACGACGGAGGATGCGGAGAGCGACGATGCCGAGTGAGTTTCCCGAGGTCTCGTCCGTCTCGGAGCTGCGCTATGGACGGGACCCGTACCTTGATGCCTGGCTGCTGCACTTCCTCTACGAGAACAACCTCGACTACCTGCTCACGCCGCTCTACAACGCCACGCCGGAGCAGCTTCGCTTCATGGTGGTTCTGGAAGAAGACCAGGTCTACGTGCCGTGTTCGGACGAGCTGTTCGGCGAGCTGGTGACGCACAGAAAATCCCAGTACCTCACCCGCGGCTACCTCACGGCTTGGCGGGTGTTCGCCGCGCTCATCCACGAGCACATCAAGGACGACTACGCGCGGCGCAGGATCGTCACCTTTGCCCGGCACCATTTCCGGCAGGCTGTGGAGCAGCACATCCTCATCCCCTCGCGGCTCACCAAGCGGCTCTCGGGCATCTTCCTCACCCAAAGCGGCATTGACGATCCCTATCGCGAGCGCAAAAAGAGCTACAACGAGCGCGTGGCGCAGTTCATGGGCACGCCGGCGCTGGATCAGGCGCTGCACTACTGCCCGGAGAGCTCCCTGGCCTGCAAGCGTATAGGCGACCTGCGCTGGGAGCTGGACCGGCTGGAGATGCTGCGGCTCTTCGCGCTCTCTTCCTGGGCCGACCTCTGGCACGAAGGTCCGCTGCCGGACGCCGAGGCGCTGCAGAAGGGCCTGGACCAGGCCTGCGGCGACGCCGGCAACCAGGAGAGCCTGTCCCGCGCCCTGGGACCGCGGGAGGAGGCCAAGAAGATCCTCTACATCCCCAACTCCTCGGGCGGCATCCTTTTCGACGTGCTCGTCATCAAGGCCCTGCTGCGCCAGGGGCACCAGGTCATGCTCGCGCTCAAGAACGGCTTCTACTTCCAGACGCCCACCCTCTGGGACATCGAGTGTGACCCCAGGCTGGCCGAGGCGCTGGAGCCGGCGCGCATCATGCCCGAGAACTCCGTGTCCAAGAACGACCTGCTCCGGGCCCTGCGCGAGCACCGTTTCGTGGTCATCACCGACGGCACCCGCGAACGGCTGAACCTCTACCGCGTGAGCGTGACCTTCTCCCGCGCCTGGAAAGAGGCCGACCTGATTATCGGCAAGGGTGACCCCCAGGTGCGCCGGCTCATCCACACCGGCCACAAGTTCACTCGCGACATTCTCTGCTTCCAGCGCGAAGAGGACGGCTCGTTCCGGCTCCATTTCAAGCCCAAAGCCAAAGGCATCCACAAGTTCACCGAGTCCGACCTCAACGACATGGCCGACGAGATTATCCACACCATGCGCGAGGCCAAGCTGGCCGGCAAACAGGTCATGTTCTACTCCGCCATCATCGGTTCCATCCCCGGACAGACCAAAACTGCCATCGAAGTGGTGCAGACCTTCGTGGACTACCTGCGTTTCCGGCTGGAAGGCGCGTTCATCATCAACCCGGCCGAACACTTCGTACAAGGCATGGACGGCGACGACCTTATGTACATGTGGGAACGGGTGCAGCGCTCCGGCCTCATCGATGTCTGGCGCTTCCAGTCCGTGGCCGATGTGGAAAAAAGCTTCGAGCTCATGGACCGCCGGGTGCCGCCGGTCTGGACCGGCAAGGACGCCACCTTCTCCACCGGCTGCACCAAGGAGATGAAAATCGCCCTGGAAATGCAACGCCGCCACCCGGAAATGCAGATCATCGGCCCCAACCCGGAACGGTTCTTCCGCCGCCGCGAGTACGGCGTGGGCAAGTACTTCGACGCCGGGATTCAGTACCTGTAGGCTGTGTAAACGGGGGACTCTGTCCCCCGGCCCCTGCCGGGGACCAGTGGTCCCCGGACCCCTGATACAGGGTTCAGGGAACGCCTCCGGCGGCACGGGGAATTGAATTTCCCGGGGCCCCAGAAAGGGTCAAGGGAGCACTGCTCCCTTGCAGGGAGTCTGAGGGACAGCGTCCCTCAGAACAAAAAGCCCACATCGAAGCGGTTTGACCAGCCGGGCAAGGCAGGGTAGAGAAATCGTTTGTGATTGAGTACCCGCAGTCGGCGTGGTGAGGTGACGTCCAACCAAGCCGATTTTTTGAGACAATTCATCGGGGGGATTCGTTGCGATCCCGCCGGCCACTGGAAAGTGCATCATGGCTGAGTACGAAGCGGTCATCGGGCTGGAGGTCCACGCCCAGCTCCTCACCAACTCCAAGTTGTTCTGTTCCTGTCCCACGACATTCGGCGACGAGCCCAACACGAACGTCTGCGAGGTCTGCAACGGCATGCCCGGCGTGCTCCCGGTGCTCAACCGGCGCGCTGTGGAGTTCGCCATGAAGATGGCCATGGCCGTGGACTGCACGCTGAACCGGCGCTCGGTGTTTGCGCGTAAGAACTACTTTTATCCGGACCTGCCCAAGGCGTACCAGATTTCCCAGTACGAGGAGCCCATTGCCGAGCATGGCAAGCTCACCGTGCATCTGGAGAGCGGGGACTCCACCATAGGCATCACCCGCATCCACATGGAGGAGGACGCCGGCAAGTCCATCCACTCCCCGGGCGAGAACGTCAGCTATGTGGACCTGAACCGCACGGGCACGCCGCTGCTGGAGATCGTGAGCGAGCCGGACATCCGCAGCGCCGAGGAGGCCGTGGCCTATCTCAAGAGCCTGCGCGCCATCCTGGTCTACCTGGGCATCTGCGACGGCAACCTGGAGGAGGGCTCCTTCCGCTGCGATGCCAACGTCTCCATCCGGCCCAAAGGGCAGGAGGAGTTCGGCACCCGCGCCGAGCTGAAGAACCTCAACTCCTTCCGCAACGTGCAGCGCGCCATCGAGTACGAGATCATGCGCCAGCAGGACGTGGTGGAAGATGGCGAGGCTGTCATCCAGGAAACCCGCCTGTACGACGCGGGCAAGAACGTGACCATGTCCATGCGCGGCAAGGAAGAGGCCCACGACTACCGCTACTTCCCGGACCCGGACCTCATCCCGGTCATGCTGGACGAGGCGTGGATCGAGCGCTGCAAGTCCGAGCTGCCCGAGCTGCCCGAGGCGCGGCGCAACCGCTTCATCGAAGAATACGACCTGCCCGAGCGCGACGCCGACCTGCTGACCTCGGAGCGCGATCTGGCCGACTACTTCGAGGAGGCGGCCAGGCTCTCCGGCGCGCCCAAGAAGGTGGGCAACTGGATGATGGGCGATTTCCTGCGCGAGCTGCACCAGACCCACGCCGCCGTAACCGACGCGGCTATGCGGCCGGCGCAGCTGGCCGAGCTCGTCTCCCTGGTGGAGGAGGGCGTTATCAGCGGCAAGATCGCCAAGGACATCTTCCCCGATCTCTTCGGCTCCGGCGAAAGCCCCAAGAGCTATGTCGAGGCCAAGGGGCTGGTCCAGATCTCCGACTCCTCGGCCCTGGAGACCCAAGTGGACGAGGTGCTGGCGGCCAACCCCGACGAGGTGGCGGCCTACAAAGGCGGCAAGACCAAGCTCATGGGCTTCTTCGTGGGCCAGGTTATGCGCGCTACCAAGGGCCAGGCCAACCCGGGCCTCGTTAACCAGATTCTCAAGGACAAGCTGGGCGGCTGATCCCGGACCCGGACCGCAGCGAGTGCATCCATGGCTTTCGACATGTTCCATTTCCGGCATGACAAGACAGCCTGTCTGAACGCCGGCCTTGCGCTGGTGCTCATTCTGCTCATCGCAATCCATGTGTTCCATGTGACCGAGCTGACGCCGGTGCTTTTTATCGTGGTCCTCCTGCTCATGATCAAACCCACAGTGCTGCGGCCCTTTGCCGCGCTCTGGCTGGGGTTCTCCGAGCTCCTGGGCACGGTCATGTCCAAGATCGTCCTGGGCGTCGTCTTTTTTACCGTGGTCACGCCCGTGGCCCTGCTGCGCGCCGTGCTGGGCAAGGACCCCATGCAGAAGAAAGTCTGGAAGAAAAGCTCAGACTCGGTGTTTCGCGCCGTGCACAAGGCCCTCGGCCCCGACGATCTGGATACGATGTTTTAAATGGTTTTTTCTGGGGCGCTGCCCCAGGCCCCGCCAGGGACTGATGTCCCTGGACCCTGGGCTGGCCGTCGTCTTGTCCGCTACGCGTCCAGGACGCCGGCCTTATTATAGATCTGAATTCACTGGGGCGCAGGAATTCGCGGGACGCGAAGCGAGACGCGGATACCTGTCAGAAAGGGGTCAAGGGGCCGGTGGCCCCTTGCGGGGTACGGGGCGGAGCCCCGTCCTCAACAAGGAGTAGCGTGAAATGGATTTCCTCAAGGATCTGTGGCAGTTCATGCGGCAGCGCAAGAAGTTCTGGCTGCTCCCGCTCATCATGGTGCTATTGCTGTTCGGCGTGCTCATTGTGCTCACGTCAGGCTCTGCCGTGGCGCCGTTTATCTATACGATTTTCTAGAGCAGGGCAGCGATGGCCGACGCCATTCTGGGCATATCCGCCTTTTACCACGACTCGGCCGCGGCGCTGCTGCTGGACGGCGAGATCATCGCGGCGGCGCACGAGGAGCGCTTCACGCGCAAGAAGCACGACGAGCGGTTCCCGCGCCACGCCGTGAAGTATGTCATGGCCGAGGCCGGCCTGACCCCCGGCGATCTGAAGGCTGTGGCTTTCTACGACAAGCCGTACCTCAAGTTCGAGCGCCTGCTGGAGACGTACCACGCCTATGCGCCCAAGGGGTTGACGAGCTTTTTGTCCTCCATGCCCGTGTGGATCAAGGAAAAGCTCTTCATGAAGAAGATGCTGCGCGAGGAGCTGGCGGACATCGGGCCGGGCAGCGCGCCGTTTCTGTTTCCGGAGCATCACCTCTCCCACGTGGCCAGCGCGTTTTACCCCTCGCCGTTTGAGGACGCGGCCGTGCTTACTGTGGACGGCGTGGGCGAGTGGGCCACCACCACCATCGCCACGGGCCGCGGCAAAAACATCACCATCGAAAAGCAGCTCGACTTCCCACACTCGCTGGGCCTCTTGTACTCCGCGTTCACGTACTACACGGGCTTCAAGGTCAACTCCGGCGAGTACAAGCTGATGGGCCTCGCACCCTACGGCAACCCGGAGTCCGAACGCACGCAGCGCTGGCGGCAGCTCATCCTGGACGAGCTCAT from Oceanidesulfovibrio marinus includes:
- a CDS encoding ARMT1-like domain-containing protein, which encodes MPSEFPEVSSVSELRYGRDPYLDAWLLHFLYENNLDYLLTPLYNATPEQLRFMVVLEEDQVYVPCSDELFGELVTHRKSQYLTRGYLTAWRVFAALIHEHIKDDYARRRIVTFARHHFRQAVEQHILIPSRLTKRLSGIFLTQSGIDDPYRERKKSYNERVAQFMGTPALDQALHYCPESSLACKRIGDLRWELDRLEMLRLFALSSWADLWHEGPLPDAEALQKGLDQACGDAGNQESLSRALGPREEAKKILYIPNSSGGILFDVLVIKALLRQGHQVMLALKNGFYFQTPTLWDIECDPRLAEALEPARIMPENSVSKNDLLRALREHRFVVITDGTRERLNLYRVSVTFSRAWKEADLIIGKGDPQVRRLIHTGHKFTRDILCFQREEDGSFRLHFKPKAKGIHKFTESDLNDMADEIIHTMREAKLAGKQVMFYSAIIGSIPGQTKTAIEVVQTFVDYLRFRLEGAFIINPAEHFVQGMDGDDLMYMWERVQRSGLIDVWRFQSVADVEKSFELMDRRVPPVWTGKDATFSTGCTKEMKIALEMQRRHPEMQIIGPNPERFFRRREYGVGKYFDAGIQYL
- the gatB gene encoding Asp-tRNA(Asn)/Glu-tRNA(Gln) amidotransferase subunit GatB, producing MAEYEAVIGLEVHAQLLTNSKLFCSCPTTFGDEPNTNVCEVCNGMPGVLPVLNRRAVEFAMKMAMAVDCTLNRRSVFARKNYFYPDLPKAYQISQYEEPIAEHGKLTVHLESGDSTIGITRIHMEEDAGKSIHSPGENVSYVDLNRTGTPLLEIVSEPDIRSAEEAVAYLKSLRAILVYLGICDGNLEEGSFRCDANVSIRPKGQEEFGTRAELKNLNSFRNVQRAIEYEIMRQQDVVEDGEAVIQETRLYDAGKNVTMSMRGKEEAHDYRYFPDPDLIPVMLDEAWIERCKSELPELPEARRNRFIEEYDLPERDADLLTSERDLADYFEEAARLSGAPKKVGNWMMGDFLRELHQTHAAVTDAAMRPAQLAELVSLVEEGVISGKIAKDIFPDLFGSGESPKSYVEAKGLVQISDSSALETQVDEVLAANPDEVAAYKGGKTKLMGFFVGQVMRATKGQANPGLVNQILKDKLGG
- a CDS encoding SxtJ family membrane protein, which translates into the protein MAFDMFHFRHDKTACLNAGLALVLILLIAIHVFHVTELTPVLFIVVLLLMIKPTVLRPFAALWLGFSELLGTVMSKIVLGVVFFTVVTPVALLRAVLGKDPMQKKVWKKSSDSVFRAVHKALGPDDLDTMF
- a CDS encoding DUF5989 family protein; the protein is MDFLKDLWQFMRQRKKFWLLPLIMVLLLFGVLIVLTSGSAVAPFIYTIF